The proteins below come from a single Gemmatimonadaceae bacterium genomic window:
- a CDS encoding SURF1 family protein, producing the protein MPRRTLAFVIFAVVVAAACVRLGFWQLSRLGERRALNATIAARLEAPAAPWDEVTRDSASARYRRVQLTGRYDYARELVLTSRARNGAPGVYVLTPLAVAGSPSVLVNRGWAYAADGMSIDLSKWNEGDSATVDGFLEAYVPAGGMVSTPSQPRGVRHLVRDSIEQRLGERVAPFLVVQRLGRDQRDSLTHLVRVEPPPMNEGSHRSYAIQWFAFALIALVGAAVVARRGPGGDAAR; encoded by the coding sequence ATGCCCCGTCGCACCCTCGCCTTCGTGATCTTCGCCGTTGTGGTGGCGGCGGCGTGCGTGCGACTCGGCTTCTGGCAGCTCTCGCGCCTTGGGGAGCGGCGCGCGCTCAACGCGACGATCGCGGCGCGGCTCGAGGCCCCTGCGGCGCCGTGGGACGAGGTCACGCGCGACTCGGCGAGCGCGCGATACCGGCGGGTGCAGCTGACGGGGCGCTACGACTATGCACGCGAACTCGTTCTCACCTCGCGCGCGCGCAACGGCGCCCCGGGGGTGTACGTCCTCACGCCGCTGGCGGTGGCAGGATCGCCAAGCGTCCTCGTCAACCGTGGCTGGGCCTACGCGGCCGACGGCATGAGCATCGATCTCTCCAAATGGAACGAGGGCGACAGCGCAACCGTCGATGGATTCCTCGAGGCGTACGTCCCGGCGGGAGGGATGGTCTCCACGCCGTCGCAGCCGCGCGGCGTTCGCCACCTGGTGCGCGACTCCATCGAGCAGCGGCTCGGCGAGCGCGTGGCCCCCTTTCTGGTCGTGCAGCGCCTGGGGCGCGACCAGCGCGATTCGCTCACGCACCTGGTGCGCGTGGAACCGCCGCCCATGAATGAAGGGTCGCACCGCAGCTATGCGATCCAGTGGTTCGCCTTTGCCCTCATCGCCCTAGTGGGCGCCGCCGTCGTGGCCCGCCGCGGCCCCGGGGGGGACGCCGCGCGTTAG
- a CDS encoding DMT family transporter: MSVVGDAMARAPLSHGRATLAVVAAAFGFSSISIATVIGTRDGTPLATVVMGRFLVAALLLFPLAGGWRGLTLPRAHRHRLIVQGGAGQAAVNLLNLSALAYMPAATVVFLFYTYPAWVTIISAIRGTDRVGPRRLFALALSLAGIVVIIGAPGADAISPIGAALSLSGAFVYGLYFPLLRQLQVGTTATVATFYIAIGTCLSLLVYAAARGRLAWTPTTSSVGAIAWLAVVPTVVAFQLILRGLESLGAVRTAIISTAEPFCAAVLAALVLRQPVTLPTLAGGALIALAVLILQRPEREARTA, from the coding sequence ATGAGCGTGGTCGGTGATGCCATGGCGCGTGCGCCGCTGTCGCACGGCCGCGCCACGCTGGCGGTCGTGGCCGCCGCGTTCGGCTTCTCCAGCATCTCGATTGCGACGGTGATCGGGACGCGCGACGGGACGCCGCTCGCCACGGTGGTCATGGGGCGCTTTCTCGTGGCGGCGCTCCTCCTCTTCCCGCTGGCAGGCGGATGGCGTGGCCTCACGCTGCCGCGCGCGCACCGGCACCGGCTCATCGTGCAGGGGGGTGCCGGCCAGGCGGCGGTGAACCTGCTCAACCTGTCGGCGCTGGCCTACATGCCGGCAGCGACCGTGGTCTTCCTGTTCTACACGTATCCGGCGTGGGTGACGATCATTTCGGCGATACGCGGGACCGACCGGGTAGGGCCACGCCGCCTGTTCGCGCTCGCCCTCTCGCTGGCGGGGATCGTCGTGATCATCGGGGCCCCGGGCGCCGACGCCATCTCGCCGATAGGCGCCGCGCTCTCGCTCTCCGGCGCCTTTGTCTACGGGCTGTACTTTCCCTTGCTCCGCCAGTTGCAAGTCGGCACCACGGCGACCGTGGCGACCTTCTACATCGCCATCGGCACCTGCCTTTCGCTCCTGGTCTACGCCGCCGCGCGCGGCCGACTGGCCTGGACCCCAACGACGAGCAGCGTGGGGGCGATTGCCTGGCTCGCGGTGGTCCCCACGGTCGTGGCCTTCCAGCTCATCCTGCGCGGGCTGGAGTCGCTCGGCGCCGTTCGGACGGCGATCATCTCCACAGCCGAGCCGTTCTGCGCCGCGGTCCTCGCGGCGCTGGTGCTGCGGCAGCCGGTGACGCTCCCGACCTTGGCGGGCGGGGCACTGATCGCACTCGCGGTGCTGATCCTGCAACGCCCCGAGCGCGAGGCGCGCACCGCCTAA
- the mgtE gene encoding magnesium transporter, with protein sequence MTPSQRNQDSELAQLLAPDILVMLEESPEDVAAETEELHPKDLADVAEAMPRDRVAEFLRALPAARAADVLEYLDEELRYELLEAMSTEQAVALVSEMTPDDRADILEELEEETADEILQDLPEAERQETERLLQYENDSAGGLMTTEFVSVTQDLTSEEALNIVRVAARSGRKEAMHAIYVTDERGAIVGVMSLRELVAAAEGSKVADLAWTEVVKVPATADRAEVARITSEYDLVAVPVVDAFDRIIGVITVDDVIDAIVEEQTEDMQKLGAVQPLEEPYFSAGFWSVARKRVGWLVFLFVGEMFTGTAMRAYEDTLASAIALTLFIPLIISSGGNSGSQSATLITRALAVGDVDLRDALRVFVRELGQGLVLGGCLGAIGFVRAMMWGNTWTLSLVVSLTLVMVVIVGSVVGAMLPLVFKRLGFDPAIASSPFVASLVDVTGLVIYFNIARRLLQLA encoded by the coding sequence ATGACGCCCTCACAACGCAACCAGGATTCCGAGCTCGCGCAGCTCCTGGCCCCGGACATCCTCGTCATGCTCGAGGAATCGCCGGAGGACGTGGCCGCGGAGACGGAAGAGCTCCATCCCAAGGACCTCGCCGACGTAGCGGAGGCGATGCCGCGCGACCGCGTCGCCGAGTTCCTGCGCGCCCTGCCGGCCGCGCGCGCCGCCGACGTCCTCGAATACCTCGACGAAGAGCTGCGCTACGAGCTGCTCGAGGCAATGAGCACGGAGCAGGCGGTCGCCCTCGTCTCGGAAATGACGCCGGACGATCGCGCCGACATCCTCGAGGAACTCGAGGAAGAGACGGCCGACGAGATTCTCCAGGACCTCCCCGAGGCTGAGCGGCAGGAGACGGAGCGCCTGCTCCAGTACGAGAACGACTCCGCCGGCGGGCTGATGACGACGGAGTTCGTCTCCGTCACCCAGGACCTCACATCGGAGGAAGCGCTCAACATCGTGCGCGTCGCGGCGCGTTCTGGGCGCAAGGAGGCGATGCACGCCATCTATGTCACCGACGAACGTGGCGCGATCGTCGGCGTGATGTCGTTGCGCGAACTCGTTGCGGCCGCCGAGGGAAGCAAGGTGGCCGACCTGGCGTGGACCGAGGTGGTGAAGGTTCCCGCCACGGCCGACCGCGCAGAAGTCGCGCGCATCACCTCCGAGTACGACCTCGTTGCCGTCCCCGTGGTGGACGCCTTCGATCGCATCATCGGCGTGATCACGGTCGATGACGTCATCGATGCCATTGTCGAGGAACAGACCGAGGACATGCAGAAGCTCGGCGCGGTCCAGCCGCTCGAGGAGCCGTACTTCTCGGCGGGCTTCTGGAGCGTGGCCCGCAAGCGCGTGGGATGGCTCGTCTTCCTCTTCGTGGGCGAGATGTTCACGGGGACGGCGATGCGCGCATACGAGGACACGCTGGCGTCGGCCATTGCGCTCACCCTCTTCATCCCGCTCATCATCAGCTCCGGCGGAAATTCGGGTTCGCAGTCGGCCACGCTCATCACGCGCGCGCTCGCCGTTGGCGACGTCGACCTGCGCGACGCGCTGCGCGTCTTCGTGCGCGAGCTGGGCCAGGGGCTCGTCCTTGGGGGGTGCCTCGGGGCGATCGGCTTCGTGCGCGCCATGATGTGGGGGAACACGTGGACGCTCTCGCTCGTCGTCTCCCTCACGCTGGTAATGGTCGTGATCGTGGGCTCTGTGGTGGGGGCGATGCTGCCGCTCGTCTTCAAGCGGCTTGGCTTCGACCCGGCCATCGCGTCATCGCCGTTCGTTGCCTCGCTGGTGGACGTGACGGGCCTCGTGATCTACTTCAACATCGCGCGCCGCCTGCTGCAACTCGCATGA
- a CDS encoding carbohydrate binding family 9 domain-containing protein gives MRIVRIAPLLLALVVVPRAGHAQRLRPDDTRAARTTAVGGESATAVAATATTTSAFRVKIAPAIDGKDTDEAWRSAQRIDGFRVFDPVEDGAPAMQTEARVAYDDRNLYVFVRAFDAHPDSIMALLSRRDERTQSDYIRVIVDSYHDRRTGYEFMVNPAGVQRDIYLYNDSNEDVTWNAVWDVKTEIDSLGWTAEFRIPLSQLRYPRKDEHTFGIGIHREIARLNERSSWPLWRRSRFGIASQLGEVRGLVGISSPRRLELMPYTVQANDSKLRADGYGRSQRMSLGADVKYGLSSNLTLDATINPDFGQVEADPGVLNLGAFEQFFEERRPFFLEGTGIFRYDVDCNDGQCTGPFYSRRIGRSPQAGFLSEDQNAVPLNSTILGAAKVTGRLANGLSLGILNAVTGRESVAESLTVEPRTNYFVARAQQDLRGGRSGVGLIVTAVNRNLDGYTEDFIRREAYTAGVDARHRFGKDAMYELTGQLFGSLVRGSEQAIAATQRSAVHFYQRPDDDVTYDSTRTALSGVGSQVGFSKNGGLTRFHTGVWYRGAGLEINDVGFMQNANNMGQSNWFAFVFQQPRWWYRRWQVNFNQWSSFTADGLSTGRGGNINMNAQLRNMWFVYGGFGGELGSNCAACLRGGPALWENHSVQGWAGFTGDQRRPVYGSFSASFRRTDGGRSMSYFLGPSLQARVASSFSASVGASFSRNVDDRQWLENFGDLGSDTTHYTVARLNQKTVALTTRLNWTASPTLSLQVYAQPFVTGGAYSNWREVSAPRSRDYADRFEPYTQGGDPGGFNFKQFRSNTVLRWEYRPGSTLFLVWAQGRLQDGLDAGSFRFNRDYRNLFSAHPDNTFLVKASYWFSM, from the coding sequence ATGCGTATCGTTCGTATTGCCCCCCTCCTGCTGGCGCTCGTCGTCGTTCCGCGTGCTGGACACGCGCAGCGCTTGCGTCCCGACGATACGCGCGCGGCGCGGACGACCGCTGTCGGAGGCGAATCGGCGACCGCCGTTGCCGCGACGGCGACCACGACCAGCGCCTTTCGCGTGAAGATCGCGCCGGCCATCGACGGCAAGGATACCGACGAGGCGTGGCGCAGTGCCCAGCGCATCGACGGTTTTCGCGTCTTCGATCCCGTCGAGGATGGGGCGCCGGCCATGCAGACCGAGGCGCGCGTGGCCTATGACGATCGCAACCTCTACGTCTTTGTGAGGGCCTTCGATGCGCACCCGGACAGCATCATGGCGCTCCTGTCGCGTCGCGACGAGCGCACGCAGTCCGACTACATCAGGGTGATTGTCGACTCCTATCACGACCGGCGCACGGGGTACGAGTTCATGGTGAATCCGGCCGGCGTGCAGCGCGACATCTATCTCTACAACGACTCCAACGAGGATGTGACGTGGAATGCCGTCTGGGACGTGAAGACGGAGATCGACTCGCTGGGGTGGACGGCCGAGTTCCGCATCCCGCTCAGCCAGTTGCGCTATCCGCGCAAGGACGAGCACACGTTCGGCATCGGGATTCACCGCGAGATTGCGCGCCTCAACGAGCGGTCGAGCTGGCCGTTGTGGCGCCGGTCGCGCTTCGGGATCGCGTCGCAGTTGGGTGAGGTGCGCGGGCTTGTCGGGATCTCCAGCCCGCGTCGCCTCGAGCTGATGCCGTACACCGTGCAGGCCAACGACTCGAAGCTGCGCGCCGACGGGTACGGGCGTTCGCAGCGAATGTCGTTAGGCGCCGACGTGAAGTACGGCCTCTCGTCCAACCTCACGCTCGACGCGACCATCAATCCCGATTTCGGGCAGGTGGAGGCCGACCCGGGGGTGCTCAACCTCGGCGCCTTCGAGCAGTTCTTCGAGGAGCGGCGCCCCTTCTTCCTCGAGGGGACGGGGATCTTCCGTTACGACGTCGACTGCAACGACGGCCAGTGCACGGGGCCGTTCTACTCGCGGCGCATCGGGCGCAGCCCGCAGGCGGGCTTCCTGAGCGAGGACCAGAATGCGGTCCCGCTCAACTCGACGATCCTTGGTGCGGCCAAGGTCACGGGGCGGCTGGCCAACGGCTTGTCGTTAGGTATCCTGAACGCGGTGACGGGGCGCGAGAGTGTCGCCGAGTCACTCACCGTCGAGCCGCGCACCAACTACTTCGTGGCGCGCGCCCAGCAGGACCTGCGCGGCGGGCGCAGCGGCGTGGGGCTCATCGTCACCGCCGTGAATCGCAACCTCGATGGATACACGGAGGACTTCATCCGTCGCGAAGCCTACACCGCCGGTGTCGACGCACGTCATCGCTTCGGGAAGGACGCGATGTACGAGCTCACCGGGCAGCTGTTCGGGTCGTTGGTGCGCGGCAGCGAGCAGGCCATCGCGGCCACGCAGCGCTCGGCGGTGCACTTCTACCAGCGTCCCGACGACGACGTGACCTACGATTCCACGCGCACCGCGCTCAGCGGCGTCGGCTCGCAGGTCGGGTTCTCGAAGAACGGCGGGCTCACGCGCTTTCACACGGGGGTGTGGTATCGCGGGGCCGGGCTCGAGATCAACGACGTCGGCTTCATGCAGAACGCCAACAACATGGGGCAGAGCAACTGGTTCGCCTTCGTCTTCCAGCAACCGCGGTGGTGGTACCGTCGCTGGCAGGTGAACTTCAACCAGTGGAGCAGCTTCACCGCCGACGGGCTCAGCACGGGGCGCGGCGGCAACATCAACATGAACGCGCAGTTGCGCAACATGTGGTTTGTCTACGGCGGCTTCGGTGGCGAGCTGGGGAGCAACTGCGCCGCCTGCCTGCGTGGCGGCCCCGCGCTGTGGGAGAATCACTCGGTCCAGGGGTGGGCCGGCTTCACCGGCGACCAGCGGCGGCCGGTCTACGGCTCGTTCAGCGCCTCCTTCAGGCGCACCGACGGCGGCCGCTCCATGAGCTACTTCCTTGGCCCCAGCCTGCAGGCGCGCGTGGCGTCATCGTTCTCGGCGAGCGTCGGGGCGTCGTTCAGCCGCAACGTGGACGATCGCCAATGGCTGGAGAACTTCGGCGACCTCGGGAGCGACACGACGCACTACACCGTGGCACGCCTCAACCAGAAGACCGTGGCCCTCACCACGCGCCTCAACTGGACGGCATCGCCCACGCTGTCGCTGCAGGTGTACGCCCAGCCATTCGTCACCGGCGGTGCGTACTCCAACTGGCGCGAGGTGAGCGCCCCTCGCTCGCGCGACTACGCGGATCGCTTCGAGCCCTACACGCAGGGTGGCGATCCCGGCGGCTTCAACTTCAAGCAGTTCCGCTCCAACACCGTGCTGCGCTGGGAATACCGTCCCGGGTCGACACTCTTCCTCGTCTGGGCGCAGGGACGGCTGCAGGACGGACTCGACGCCGGCTCGTTTCGATTCAACCGCGACTACCGGAACCTGTTCAGCGCGCACCCGGACAACACGTTCCTGGTAAAGGCGAGCTACTGGTTCTCGATGTAG
- a CDS encoding heavy-metal-associated domain-containing protein has product MLTTLTIDGMRSVHCARAVHTSLAQVPGIATADVVIGRATLEHDVALDEASLAHAVAAVGYTLRHIETDRRRLPLHDASLDSGRRRPRTA; this is encoded by the coding sequence ATGCTGACCACGTTGACGATCGACGGGATGCGTTCGGTGCACTGTGCGCGCGCCGTGCACACGTCGCTGGCCCAGGTCCCCGGCATCGCGACGGCGGACGTCGTCATCGGCCGGGCGACGCTGGAACACGATGTCGCGCTCGACGAGGCGTCACTCGCGCACGCGGTCGCCGCGGTGGGCTACACCCTTCGCCACATCGAAACCGACCGCCGTCGCCTGCCGCTTCACGACGCCAGCCTCGACTCGGGGCGTCGCCGCCCCCGCACCGCCTGA
- a CDS encoding NAD(P)-dependent oxidoreductase: MNIAFLGLGAIGAPMARHLAAQHTLTVWNRTAAKADSFAKAHGASAAPTPAAAARGAQVVITCLPTSREVEALLDGPAAGDALLAGMGDGTLLIDCTSGDPATSRRIAERLAERGIAFLDAPVSGGVVGAEKGALTVMCGGDDVTFARARPVLEAFGKKIVLVGPVGAGHALKAVNNALLAVHIWSTVEGLAALTRAGVKPSAALDVINASSGRSNTSENLVPQRVVTRAFPRTFKLALLEKDIAIAAEFLREQRIPSMVIQQVADLFRLARHELGEEADHVEAARLIEEWSGVVIQD, encoded by the coding sequence ATGAACATCGCCTTTCTCGGGCTGGGGGCCATCGGCGCACCGATGGCGCGGCACCTCGCCGCCCAGCACACGCTCACTGTCTGGAATCGCACGGCCGCCAAGGCCGACTCGTTCGCCAAGGCCCACGGCGCCTCGGCCGCCCCGACCCCTGCCGCCGCAGCACGCGGTGCCCAGGTGGTCATCACCTGCCTCCCGACCTCGCGCGAAGTGGAGGCGTTGCTCGACGGCCCCGCGGCGGGCGACGCCCTCCTGGCGGGGATGGGTGACGGGACGCTCCTCATCGACTGCACCTCGGGCGACCCCGCGACCTCACGTCGCATCGCGGAACGGCTCGCCGAGCGTGGGATCGCCTTCCTCGATGCCCCGGTGTCCGGCGGCGTGGTCGGGGCGGAGAAGGGCGCGCTCACCGTGATGTGCGGCGGCGACGACGTCACTTTCGCGCGCGCACGCCCGGTGCTGGAGGCGTTCGGGAAGAAGATCGTGCTCGTGGGCCCGGTCGGGGCGGGGCACGCCCTAAAGGCCGTGAACAACGCGCTGCTCGCCGTCCACATCTGGTCCACGGTGGAAGGGCTCGCCGCGCTCACGCGCGCCGGCGTCAAGCCGTCGGCGGCGCTCGACGTCATCAACGCTTCCAGCGGGCGCTCCAACACGTCGGAGAACCTCGTCCCGCAACGCGTCGTCACGCGCGCCTTCCCGCGCACCTTCAAGCTCGCCCTCCTCGAGAAGGACATCGCGATTGCCGCCGAGTTCCTGCGCGAGCAGCGCATCCCGTCGATGGTGATCCAGCAAGTGGCCGATCTCTTCCGACTCGCGCGCCACGAGCTGGGCGAGGAGGCCGATCACGTCGAAGCCGCGCGCCTCATCGAGGAATGGAGCGGCGTCGTGATCCAGGACTAG
- a CDS encoding cysteine desulfurase-like protein, whose translation MSAHRLSTLDEIRAHFPALERREGDLPVAYFDGPGGTQVPRRVVDAMVDYLYHHNANTHWAYPTSAETDALLLGARTAAADLLNAQVDEVVFGHNMTTLTFHLSRALGRGWDSGDEVIVTELDHHANIAPWREMARERGVTVRTVRMDPASGTLDWDDLRRAFTPRTRLLAIGAASNALGTINDIPAAVRLAHEHGALCFVDAVHYAAHAVIDVKTWDCDFLACSAYKFYGPHVGIAFGKRALLDALDVPRLEPASNVSPERVETGTLDHEGIVGAGAAIDFLASLARDLPPGATRRQRLTAAVGGLHERGDALVARLWQGLRAIDGVTLYGVTPGAGARTPTVIFTVAGRTSTEVAAALVPRALYLSNGDFYALTVVQRLGHEGDGVVRAGCACYTSEAEVARLVAAVADLAAR comes from the coding sequence ATGTCCGCCCACCGCCTGAGCACCCTCGACGAGATCCGCGCCCACTTTCCCGCGTTGGAGCGCCGGGAGGGCGACCTCCCCGTGGCGTACTTCGATGGCCCGGGGGGAACGCAGGTGCCGCGCCGCGTGGTGGATGCGATGGTGGACTACCTCTACCATCACAACGCCAACACGCACTGGGCGTACCCCACGTCTGCGGAGACCGACGCGCTCCTGCTCGGCGCCCGCACGGCCGCGGCCGACCTGCTCAACGCGCAGGTCGACGAAGTCGTGTTCGGTCACAACATGACGACGTTGACCTTTCACCTGTCGCGAGCGTTAGGCAGGGGATGGGACAGCGGCGACGAGGTCATCGTCACGGAGCTGGACCACCACGCCAACATCGCGCCCTGGCGGGAGATGGCGCGCGAGCGCGGCGTCACCGTGCGCACCGTGCGCATGGATCCCGCGAGCGGCACGCTCGACTGGGACGACCTGCGGCGCGCCTTCACGCCGCGCACGCGCCTCCTCGCGATCGGCGCCGCGTCCAACGCGCTGGGGACGATCAACGACATCCCGGCGGCCGTTCGCCTTGCGCACGAGCATGGCGCGCTGTGCTTCGTGGATGCGGTGCACTACGCCGCGCATGCCGTGATCGACGTGAAGACGTGGGACTGCGACTTCCTCGCCTGCTCGGCGTACAAGTTCTACGGTCCCCACGTGGGGATTGCCTTTGGCAAGCGAGCGCTGCTCGACGCGCTCGACGTTCCGCGACTCGAACCGGCCTCGAACGTGTCGCCCGAGCGCGTCGAGACGGGGACGCTCGATCACGAGGGGATCGTGGGGGCGGGCGCCGCCATCGATTTCCTGGCCTCGCTGGCGCGCGACCTGCCGCCAGGGGCAACGCGTCGCCAGCGCCTAACGGCGGCGGTGGGGGGGCTGCACGAGCGCGGCGATGCCCTCGTGGCGCGCCTCTGGCAGGGGCTGCGCGCCATCGACGGCGTCACGCTCTATGGCGTCACGCCGGGCGCGGGGGCGCGCACCCCGACGGTGATCTTCACGGTCGCCGGGCGCACATCGACCGAGGTGGCGGCGGCGCTCGTCCCGCGCGCCCTGTACCTCTCCAACGGCGATTTCTACGCGCTCACCGTGGTGCAGCGCCTTGGCCACGAGGGCGACGGCGTCGTGCGGGCCGGGTGTGCCTGCTACACGTCGGAAGCCGAGGTCGCTCGACTCGTCGCCGCCGTCGCCGACCTCGCCGCTCGCTAG
- a CDS encoding DUF2203 domain-containing protein produces the protein MTKKFSLDEANRMLPLVSRIVRDVIDHYREWQRVVEAFEIAATLSRSEKPTPEAEALQHKAQELARDIQGFVAELSKLGLEFKGFELGLVDFPADVEGRPIFWCWKHGETAVTHWHDVDAGFNGRQPVESLLAPAHQA, from the coding sequence ATGACGAAGAAGTTCTCGCTCGACGAAGCCAACCGGATGTTGCCGCTGGTATCGCGCATCGTGCGCGATGTCATCGACCACTACCGCGAGTGGCAGCGCGTCGTCGAGGCGTTCGAGATCGCGGCCACGCTGAGCCGCTCGGAGAAGCCCACCCCCGAGGCCGAGGCGCTGCAGCACAAGGCGCAGGAGCTGGCGCGCGACATTCAGGGCTTCGTCGCGGAGCTCTCGAAGCTCGGGCTCGAGTTCAAGGGGTTCGAGTTGGGGCTCGTCGACTTCCCCGCCGACGTCGAGGGACGGCCGATCTTCTGGTGCTGGAAGCACGGCGAGACGGCAGTGACGCACTGGCACGACGTCGACGCCGGATTCAATGGACGACAGCCAGTCGAATCGCTCCTCGCTCCAGCCCACCAGGCGTGA
- the rnz gene encoding ribonuclease Z, giving the protein MPLSLRFLGTSASRPTVERGVSSIALEREGETLLFDCGEGTQRQMMRYGVSFNFGDVFFSHFHTDHYLGIIGLLRTMALQGRTEKLRCWGPRGAARMLKKCEALGADRLSFPMEIAELSPGESVRRKDYEIQAFAADHRGAAALGWALVEDLRRGRFNPDLAREMGIPEGPLWGRIHRGESITLDNGRVVHARDLVGETRPGRRVVITGDTRPCDATRIAATDADLLVHESTFGDEEGDRAVETGHSTAREAATLARDAGVRRLVLTHLSARYTRDVSDLEREARSVFPRTTIARDGMEIDVPFRDAGDAQVVPKASGAGG; this is encoded by the coding sequence ATGCCCCTCTCTCTTCGTTTCCTCGGCACATCGGCCTCGCGTCCCACGGTCGAGCGCGGTGTCTCCTCGATCGCCCTCGAACGTGAAGGCGAGACGCTGCTCTTCGATTGCGGCGAAGGGACGCAGCGCCAGATGATGCGCTACGGCGTCTCCTTCAACTTCGGCGACGTCTTCTTCTCGCACTTCCACACCGATCACTATCTCGGCATCATCGGCCTGCTGCGCACCATGGCGCTGCAGGGACGTACCGAGAAGCTGCGCTGTTGGGGACCGCGCGGCGCCGCGCGCATGCTCAAGAAGTGCGAAGCGCTCGGCGCCGACCGACTCTCCTTTCCCATGGAGATCGCCGAGCTCTCACCCGGAGAGTCGGTGCGACGCAAGGACTATGAGATCCAGGCGTTCGCAGCCGATCACCGGGGCGCGGCCGCCCTCGGGTGGGCGCTCGTCGAGGACCTGCGACGCGGGCGCTTCAATCCCGACCTGGCGCGCGAGATGGGAATTCCCGAGGGCCCGCTGTGGGGACGCATTCACCGCGGCGAATCCATCACCCTCGACAACGGACGCGTGGTGCATGCCCGCGACCTGGTTGGCGAGACGCGCCCCGGACGCCGGGTGGTGATCACCGGCGATACGCGCCCCTGTGACGCCACTCGCATTGCCGCGACCGACGCCGACCTCCTGGTGCACGAGTCCACCTTTGGCGACGAGGAAGGTGACCGGGCGGTGGAGACCGGGCATTCAACGGCGCGCGAGGCCGCCACGCTCGCCCGCGATGCCGGCGTGCGGCGACTCGTCCTCACGCACCTGTCGGCGCGCTACACGCGCGACGTCTCCGACCTCGAGCGCGAGGCGCGCAGCGTCTTCCCGCGAACGACGATCGCCCGCGACGGGATGGAGATCGATGTCCCCTTCCGCGACGCGGGCGATGCGCAGGTTGTGCCGAAGGCGAGCGGCGCTGGCGGCTAG